The nucleotide window GACGTACCTGTCCGAGCTGGCGCCGGCGAAGTGGCGCGGCGCGCTGGGCGCGCTCAACCAGATCTTCATCGTGCTGGGCATCCTGATCGCGTTCCTGGTCAGCTACGGGCTCGGCCCGGGCTCGGCGTGGCGCTGGATGTTCGCCGGCGCGATCGTGCCGGCGGTGATCCTGCTCGCCGGGCTGGCGTTCCTGCCGGAGACGCCGCGGTGGCTCGTGCAGAACGGCCGGGAGGACGAGGCGCGGTGGGTGCTGGCGAGCGCGCACGGGACCACCGCCGACCTCGACGGGGAGATCGCGACCATCCACGAGGTCATCCGGCTCGACACCGAGGAGAAACCGCGGATCCGCGACCTGTTCTCCGGGTTCGTGCGGCCGATGGCCGTCGTGGCGCTGCTGCTCGCGATCGGCCAGCAGTTCAGCGGCGTCAACGCGATCAACGCCTACTTCCCGACGATGCTCATCGGCCTCGGCTTCGCCACGCAGGCGGCGCTGCTGTCCGGCGTCCTGCTGGGTGTCACGAAGTTCCTGTTCACCGCCTGGGTCGTGTTCGTGGTGGACCGCTGGGGCCGCAAACCGTTGCTGCTCATCGGGAACGTCGTCATGGTGCTGACACTGGCGGGGGCCGGCCTGGTCGTGCTGAACGTCCACGACACGAGCACGCGCGGCCTGCTCATGCTGGTGATGATGGTGCTCTACCTGGTCGGCTACGAGCTCGGCTGGGGCGCGGTGGTCTGGGTGATGATGGCCGAGGTCTTCCCGCTGAAGTACCGGGCCATGGGCATGGGTGTCAGCAGCGTGGTCCTCTGGGCCGCGACGGGCATCGTGAGCGCGGTGTTCCCGCTCATCTCGGACCCGGGCGCCCTCGGCGTCGGCGGCTCGATGTTCCTGTTCGCCGCGGTGAACGTGGTGCTGTTCGCGCTGACCCGGTGGCTGGTCCCGGAGACCAAGGGCCGCACGCTGGAGCAGATCGAGCTCGACCTCCGCGCCCGGCAGGGGGTCAGTGGGCGGGCGCGAGGGTGAGCTTGCCGGCGAGCCTGCCGAGCCAGGCCTCGACCTCCTCGGCCGAGCGGTCGGGCAGGCCGAAGATCGTTTCGGTGACGCCGAGTCCGTCCAGGTGGGCCAGGCGTGCGGGGTCGGGGCGCTCGCCGAGGGCGCAGATCCGCGGCGCGCCTGCGCGGCCTTCGGCGTGCCAGATCTCCTTCAGCAGGGCCACGTGGCCGTCCAGATCGGTGTCGGCGGGTGTCGTCATCCAGCCGTCGGCGTGGCGGGCTATCCAGCGGAACGTCTTCTCGGTGGGGCCCGCGCCGAGCAGGACCGGGATGTGCGGCTGGATCGGCTTGGGCCACGCCCAGCTCGGCCCGAACGAGACGAACTCGCCGTCGTAGGCCGCTTCCTCCTGCGTCCACAGTGCACTCATCGCCTCGAGGTACTCGCGCAGCGCGGTGCGGCGGCGGTTCCCGGGGACGCCGTGGTCGGTCAGCTCGTCGACGTTCCAGCCGAACCCCGCGCCGAGCGTGACGCGGCCACCCGAGAGGTGGTCGAGGCTGGCGATCGTCTTGGCGAGGGTGATCGGGTCGCTCTCCACGGGCAGGGCCACCGCCGTGGCGAGCCGGATGCGGGAGGTGACCGCGGCCGCCGTCGCCAGCGCGACCCACGGGTCGAGCGTCCGGCTGTAGCGGTCGTCGGGCAGCGACGCGTCCCCGGTGCGCGGGTGCGGTGAGGCGCGCTTCACCGGGATGTGGGTGTGCTCGGGGACGTAGAAGGTCGAGAACCCCGCGGCTTCCGCGGCGCGCGCCGCGGCCGCCGGGGTGATCCCCCGGTCGCTGGTGAACAGCACGATTCCGTAGTCCACCCGCGGAGCGTATTAGAACGTGTTTCAGTTTTCAAGCCGTTCGGATGGTGACACTCTGTGCTCGGAGACGTACTCCGGGTGGTCTTGAGGGGGGCTCGATCCCGGGCTGGCACACTCGGGCCGGTAGTCGCGGGCCGGTCGGTCGACGGAGGTGCAGGGTGACCCGGACAATCCATTGTGGACGGATACCGTCCCAGTCCGTGGACGCGCGGGTGGGGCGGGATGGCGTGCACGGGCCCGGATCCGATACCGTGGACCACAGGTCGAGAGGCGCTGCAACGGACCACCGGGTCCGCCACGCTCGGCCGGGAATGACCAACCAAGGGCGCCTCCCGAACGAGGGAGGCTGCCGGTGAACACCCCGCACGAGTCCACGGCGTTCGATTCGGGCCTGCGCCTGCGCGAGCTGCTCGACCAGCGCGTGGCGATCCTGGACGGCGCCTGGGGAACCATGCTGCAGGGCGCCGGGCTCACCCCGGCCGACTACCGCGGCGACCGCTTCGGCGAGCACACCCACGACGTCACCGGCGACCCCGACCTGCTCAACCTCACCCGCCCGGACGTCATCCTCGACGTGCACCGCCAGTACCTGGCCGCGGGCGCGGACATCACCACGACGAACACCTTCACCGCCACCAGCATCGGCCAGGCCGACTACGGCCTGCAGGCGTACGTCCATGAGATGAACGTCCGCGGCGCGCAGCTGGCCCGCCAGGCCGCCGATGAAACAGCGGGCAAATTCGTCGCCGGGTCGATCGGCCCGCTCAACGTCACCCTGAGCCTGTCGCCCAAGGTCGACGACCCGGCGTACCGGGCGGTCACGTTCGAGCAGGTCAAGGCGTCCTACGCGGAGCAGATCGCCGGCCTCGCCGAGGGTGGCGTCGACCTGCTGCTGATCGAGACGATCTTCGACACGCTGAACTGCAAGGCCGCCATCGCCGCCGCGCGCGAGGTCGCCCCGCACCTGCCGCTGTGGATCTCGGTGACGATCGTCGACCTGAGCGGCCGGACGCTGTCCGGGCAGACCGTCGAGGCGTTCTGGAGCTCGATCGAGCACGCGAAACCGCTGGTCGTCGGCGTGAACTGCTCGCTGGGCGCCGAGGAGATGCGCCCGCACGTCGAGGAGCTCTCGCGGATCGCCGACGCCTACGTCGCCTGCCACCCCAACGCCGGCCTGCCGAACGCGTTCGGCGGCTACGACGAGACGCCGGAGGAGACGGCCGGGCTGGTCGGCGGGTTCGCCCGCGACGGCCTGGTCAACCTGGTCGGCGGCTGTTGCGGCACCAGCCCGGCACACATCGCGAAGATCGCCGAGGCCGCGAAGGGCGTCTCGCCGCGGGAGGTGCCCGCGCCGCGCACCCACACCCGCTTCAGCGGGCTCGAGCCGTTCGGCATCGGCGCCGACACCGGGTTCGTGATGATCGGCGAGCGCACCAACGTCACCGGCTCCAAGCGGTTCCGCCGGCTCATCGAGTCCGGCGACCACCAGGGCGCCGTCGACGTCGCGCTGGAGCAGGTCCGCGGCGGGGCCAAC belongs to Amycolatopsis tolypomycina and includes:
- a CDS encoding TIGR03619 family F420-dependent LLM class oxidoreductase codes for the protein MDYGIVLFTSDRGITPAAAARAAEAAGFSTFYVPEHTHIPVKRASPHPRTGDASLPDDRYSRTLDPWVALATAAAVTSRIRLATAVALPVESDPITLAKTIASLDHLSGGRVTLGAGFGWNVDELTDHGVPGNRRRTALREYLEAMSALWTQEEAAYDGEFVSFGPSWAWPKPIQPHIPVLLGAGPTEKTFRWIARHADGWMTTPADTDLDGHVALLKEIWHAEGRAGAPRICALGERPDPARLAHLDGLGVTETIFGLPDRSAEEVEAWLGRLAGKLTLAPAH
- a CDS encoding sugar porter family MFS transporter encodes the protein MTQTAPARHIGRTTLYFFGALGGILFGYDLGVISGVLPFIGKLWGLTSWDKGVITASLSVGAIVGALLSSRSNEILGRRRTIMAAAGIVVVGTLAASFAPAFALLVVSRLVIGVGIGLSSSTVPTYLSELAPAKWRGALGALNQIFIVLGILIAFLVSYGLGPGSAWRWMFAGAIVPAVILLAGLAFLPETPRWLVQNGREDEARWVLASAHGTTADLDGEIATIHEVIRLDTEEKPRIRDLFSGFVRPMAVVALLLAIGQQFSGVNAINAYFPTMLIGLGFATQAALLSGVLLGVTKFLFTAWVVFVVDRWGRKPLLLIGNVVMVLTLAGAGLVVLNVHDTSTRGLLMLVMMVLYLVGYELGWGAVVWVMMAEVFPLKYRAMGMGVSSVVLWAATGIVSAVFPLISDPGALGVGGSMFLFAAVNVVLFALTRWLVPETKGRTLEQIELDLRARQGVSGRARG